The Bosea sp. 685 DNA window CGCGTGCGAGCGTCCAGACATGCTGATGGGCGTCGATCCGCATCGATTCAAACCGGCACGGGAACATTGGCGCCGAGCAGCCCTTGCGCCTTCAATTCGGCCCAGAGCGCGGCGGGAACAGGGGCGGCGAATTCGGCGATCTGGTCCTCGACCTCGCGAGGAGAGACCGCGCCCATGACGAGGCTCGCGACAGCGGGATGCCCCAGCGGGAAATGCAGCGCGGCGCGTCGCAGCGGCACGTCATGGCGGAGGCAGACGGCTTCGATCGCCGCCACGCGGGCGAGGATCTCGGGCGGGGCGGGCTTGTAATTGTATTTCGCCCCAGTAACCGGGCCGGTCGCGAGGATGCCGGAATTGAAGACGCCGCCCAGCAACAGGCCGATGCCCTTCTCCAGCGCCAATGGCATGAAGGAGGCGAGCCCCGGCTGCTCCAGTAGGGAATAGCGGCCCGCCAGCAGCATCGTGTCGAAATCGCCGGCGCGGGCGAAGCGCTCGCACATCTCAGCTTCGTTGACGCCGACGCCGATCGCTTTCACCGCGCCGGAAGCGCGCAGGCGTTCGAGCGCGCGATAGGCCCCCTCCATGGCTTGCGAGAAGCGCGCCTCGATCGCGTCCGCGCCATGCGTCCAGACATCGACATCGTGGATCAGGACGATGTCGATCCGGTCGACGCCGAGCCGTAGCGCCGATTGCTCCAGCGAGCGCATCGCGCCGTCATAGGAATAGTCGAAGCGCAGCGCATGCGGCAGGCCGCCGAGATAGCCGGAGCCATCGCCGCGCGGACCGAAGGGCTCGGCGACGCGGCCGACCTTGGTCGAGATGGCGATGTCGGCGCGGTCCACACGGCGAAGCGCTGCGCCGATGCGGTGCTCGGACAGGCCGTGGCCATAAAGCGGAGAGGTGTCCAGAAGCGTCACACCGCCCGCGATGGCGGCCTCGACCGTCGCCACGGCCTGGGCCTCGTCGAGCCGGGCATAGAGATCGCCGAGCGGCGCGCCGCCGAAGCCGAGCGTCGAAACATCGAGGCCGGAGCGGCCGAGCGGGCGCGTTGCGAGGGCAGTCGTGGCAGGCATGTCGGGGCATTTCCATGGTTGTTACCGGCACTATGTGCACGCCAACATGTTAGCTTGCAACCCGGATCGAACGGCGCTAGCGTCCGTGCCGGATCGATCGAGGCCGAGGTCGGAAGATCAAGGCGATCGCATAACCAACAGGCCCGAAAACGGGTCGTGCCATGTCCGGAGGGAGGACACCAATGTCATCTGAGATTCTCAAGCTGACCCGTCGCGCCTTATTGCGCAATGCCGCAGCGCTCGGCGCGCTGGGCACGCTCGCGGCGCCTGCGATCATTCGCGAGGCCAACGCCCAGTCGAGCTTCAACTGGAAGCGCTTCGCCGGCGCCAAGCTCGACGTGATGCTGGTGAAGAACCCGCGTTCGGATTTGCTGCAGGCGCATGAAAAGGAGTTCACGGAACTCACCGGCATCCAGGTCTCCTCCGAGCAGGTGCCGGAGCAGCAGCAGCGCCAGAAGGCGATGATCGAATTCTCCTCGGGCAAGCCCGCCTTCGACGTGACGATGCTGGCGCTGCACGTCCAGAAGCGGCTCTCGGCCAAGGGCAAGTGGATGGAGGACCTGCGGCCCTATCTTGCGGACGCCTCGCTGACCTCGCCTGATTTCGACTATGCCGATTTCGCAGCCGGCGCGGTGGATTTCGGCAAGCAGGCGGACGGCTCGATCGACACGCTGCCGCACTTCATGGATTTCTGGATGGTCTATTACAACAAGGAGATGTTCGCCCAGAAGGGGCTCGAATATCCCAAGACCTTGGACGAGCTGGTCGCTGCCGCAGCCAAGCTCAACGACCCGTCGAAAGGTATCGCGGGCTTCGTTTCGCGCGGCCTGAAGAACGCCAATATTCCGGTCTGGACCTCCTGGCTGCTGGGCCAGGGGCTGGAGACGGTCTCGGCCGACGGCAAGCTGCAGACGGACGGCCCCGAAGCTGTGTGGGCGGCGGACATGTACCGCAAGCTCAACAAGGATTACGGCCCTCCGGGCACGATCGGCTTCAACTGGAACGAGTGCCAGACCACCTTCATGCAGGGCCGGGCCGCGATGTGGCTCGACGGTATCGGTTTCGCGACCCCGCTCGAGGATCCGACCAAGTCGCGCATCGTCGGCAAGGTCGGTTATGGCGTGACGCCGGCCGGCCCGAAGGGGCATCACTCGGCGTTGTTCGGCGACGGACTCGGCATTGCGCGCGGGTCGAAGAACAAGCAGGCCGCTTGGCTCTATGTCCAGTTCATGTGCAACAAGGGCCACCAGCTCGCCATGATCAAGGCTGGCGCCGGCGCGCCGGGGCGGCTCTCGGCGCTGAGCAACCCGGAAGCTGCGGCGGGTTCACGCTTCCCGAAGCAGTATTTCGAGTGCCTGGCGGAGTCCGGCAAGATCGCGCGGGCCGGCCTGCCGCAGATCATTCCAGTGACGGAATTCCGCGACGTCTTCGGCGTGGCTCTCACCAATACCCTGTCGGGCGCGGATTCGGCCACCGAACTGAAGAAGGCGACCGAGACCTTCAAGCCGATCCTCGAGAAGAGCGAGCAAGCTTAAAGCATCCGCGCTCGCGTCATGGCCGGGCTCGTCCCGG harbors:
- a CDS encoding sugar ABC transporter substrate-binding protein, which codes for MSSEILKLTRRALLRNAAALGALGTLAAPAIIREANAQSSFNWKRFAGAKLDVMLVKNPRSDLLQAHEKEFTELTGIQVSSEQVPEQQQRQKAMIEFSSGKPAFDVTMLALHVQKRLSAKGKWMEDLRPYLADASLTSPDFDYADFAAGAVDFGKQADGSIDTLPHFMDFWMVYYNKEMFAQKGLEYPKTLDELVAAAAKLNDPSKGIAGFVSRGLKNANIPVWTSWLLGQGLETVSADGKLQTDGPEAVWAADMYRKLNKDYGPPGTIGFNWNECQTTFMQGRAAMWLDGIGFATPLEDPTKSRIVGKVGYGVTPAGPKGHHSALFGDGLGIARGSKNKQAAWLYVQFMCNKGHQLAMIKAGAGAPGRLSALSNPEAAAGSRFPKQYFECLAESGKIARAGLPQIIPVTEFRDVFGVALTNTLSGADSATELKKATETFKPILEKSEQA
- a CDS encoding aldo/keto reductase, which encodes MPATTALATRPLGRSGLDVSTLGFGGAPLGDLYARLDEAQAVATVEAAIAGGVTLLDTSPLYGHGLSEHRIGAALRRVDRADIAISTKVGRVAEPFGPRGDGSGYLGGLPHALRFDYSYDGAMRSLEQSALRLGVDRIDIVLIHDVDVWTHGADAIEARFSQAMEGAYRALERLRASGAVKAIGVGVNEAEMCERFARAGDFDTMLLAGRYSLLEQPGLASFMPLALEKGIGLLLGGVFNSGILATGPVTGAKYNYKPAPPEILARVAAIEAVCLRHDVPLRRAALHFPLGHPAVASLVMGAVSPREVEDQIAEFAAPVPAALWAELKAQGLLGANVPVPV